The following proteins come from a genomic window of Thermoproteus sp.:
- a CDS encoding 4Fe-4S dicluster domain-containing protein has protein sequence MAEQRDLSQYQRVVIDQDLCISCGACVAVCPWQALELDENAKARLIWEKCYDDFSCVAACPVKCIWKTSEAPDDAKKKPNWYRLGRQLSPEEQKILSDWKAKFNIPVDPLPPS, from the coding sequence ATGGCCGAACAAAGAGATCTATCTCAATACCAAAGAGTAGTCATCGACCAAGATCTATGTATATCTTGTGGCGCCTGTGTGGCGGTATGTCCCTGGCAGGCGCTTGAGCTCGACGAGAACGCTAAGGCACGTCTAATATGGGAGAAATGCTATGACGACTTCAGTTGCGTCGCGGCCTGCCCTGTGAAATGTATATGGAAGACCAGCGAGGCTCCTGACGACGCCAAGAAGAAGCCCAATTGGTATAGACTAGGGAGGCAGTTGAGCCCCGAGGAGCAGAAGATACTAAGCGACTGGAAGGCCAAATTCAATATTCCAGTAGACCCGTTGCCGCCCTCTTAA
- a CDS encoding secretion protein, translating into MKGVEELIEISAVLAISAISVTFAFMTYVNSSSWTLCRAVEMALAHNGTALVISAIGKVSCGPSGCHFGCGLFVPSSRIYYVNGTPKIGGLPGVVLVGTTPGGKLYIVPYR; encoded by the coding sequence ATGAAGGGCGTAGAGGAGCTTATCGAGATCTCTGCGGTTTTGGCGATATCAGCCATATCGGTCACGTTTGCCTTTATGACATATGTCAACTCCTCCTCCTGGACTCTCTGTAGGGCCGTAGAGATGGCGCTTGCCCACAACGGCACCGCCTTGGTGATCAGCGCCATTGGGAAGGTCTCGTGCGGCCCGTCGGGTTGTCATTTCGGATGTGGCTTGTTCGTGCCGTCCTCTAGGATATATTACGTAAACGGAACGCCGAAAATAGGGGGGCTGCCCGGCGTCGTGTTGGTGGGCACTACTCCAGGCGGGAAGTTGTACATAGTGCCGTATAGATGA
- a CDS encoding peptidase M50, with amino-acid sequence MGWSYSIYRVNEAAAFVLAVFSVAVAYMLNFLNPLYGILLPTLAIAIAIVPHELAHRQTARSRGCWSRFVLYPPGFFVTLFVNAIVGALARSPVLFISGYTLISCYSHDRDDDGIISLAGPLTNIAIALMSYAVLLSPIYIGPVAAEFLEYLMRLNAFVAFFNLLPLGPLDGAKVFRWNIAAWAVVLAASIFLWLI; translated from the coding sequence ATGGGCTGGTCGTACTCGATATATAGAGTCAACGAGGCGGCGGCCTTCGTGCTTGCCGTCTTCTCGGTGGCGGTAGCCTATATGTTGAACTTCCTCAACCCCCTCTACGGGATATTGTTGCCGACTTTAGCTATAGCCATAGCGATAGTCCCCCACGAGCTCGCCCACAGACAGACGGCAAGGAGCAGAGGCTGTTGGTCCCGTTTCGTCTTGTACCCACCGGGCTTCTTCGTCACGTTGTTTGTAAACGCGATAGTGGGCGCCCTCGCCAGAAGCCCAGTGCTCTTCATATCCGGCTATACCCTAATATCTTGTTACAGCCACGACAGAGACGACGACGGCATAATCTCATTGGCGGGCCCTCTGACCAATATAGCGATAGCGCTCATGTCCTATGCCGTCTTGTTGTCGCCTATATACATAGGCCCCGTCGCCGCGGAGTTTCTGGAATATTTAATGCGCCTAAACGCCTTCGTGGCGTTCTTCAATTTACTGCCGCTGGGGCCGCTAGACGGCGCAAAAGTATTTAGGTGGAATATAGCCGCATGGGCCGTGGTGCTAGCCGCCTCGATATTCTTATGGCTAATTTAA
- the upp gene encoding uracil phosphoribosyltransferase: MPIYLIDHPYAQHVLTKLRDKRTSSLEFRKSLVKLGRIMGYEIAKTFPRREILIETPLGEAKGVVLDDLDKVVIVEVLRAAMPLVEGLLKAFPEARIGVIAAKRREEGGSIDVDIYYSRIPDVNGAVVLLADPMLATGTTMSSAIREVLRRGTPKRLLTASVISTPIGIERVLSTYPQAEIFTVAIDEVLNRDGFIVPGLGDAGDRAFGG, translated from the coding sequence ATGCCTATATACCTAATAGACCACCCCTACGCCCAACACGTCCTGACTAAACTACGCGACAAACGGACGTCCAGCCTAGAATTTAGAAAGAGCCTGGTCAAGCTCGGTAGGATAATGGGCTACGAGATAGCGAAGACCTTCCCCAGGAGGGAGATCCTAATCGAGACGCCTCTGGGCGAGGCTAAAGGCGTGGTGTTGGACGACTTAGATAAGGTGGTGATAGTCGAAGTTTTGAGGGCAGCGATGCCTCTAGTCGAGGGCCTCCTTAAGGCTTTCCCGGAGGCCAGAATAGGCGTGATAGCCGCCAAAAGGAGGGAGGAGGGGGGCTCCATTGACGTCGACATCTACTATTCGCGGATTCCCGACGTTAACGGCGCCGTGGTCTTGTTGGCCGACCCCATGTTGGCCACAGGAACTACTATGTCTTCCGCCATACGTGAGGTGTTAAGACGCGGCACCCCCAAGAGGCTTTTGACAGCGTCGGTCATATCAACGCCAATCGGCATAGAGCGGGTCCTCTCCACATATCCGCAAGCAGAAATCTTCACGGTGGCTATAGACGAGGTGTTGAACAGAGACGGATTTATAGTACCTGGCCTGGGGGACGCCGGCGATAGGGCCTTTGGAGGCTGA
- a CDS encoding pilus assembly protein PilA — protein MRKLKGQAGGIDALIIIAVVIAVAAIIALAMMRMGQSASANTRAQVIATVGGNIMTVEVQVLNGKLNALYLQYWQQGGTPSGLTSGTCYYNGTSGMTSSSSSSLQLYTGQSAVCYFNMTLSYGVQYSYVIYGVDSSGRTIQLARGIFTAGAT, from the coding sequence ATGAGGAAGCTCAAAGGTCAAGCTGGGGGGATAGATGCTTTGATAATAATAGCCGTAGTGATAGCGGTGGCCGCCATCATAGCGCTGGCTATGATGCGTATGGGCCAGTCGGCTTCGGCAAACACTAGAGCGCAAGTGATAGCCACTGTGGGTGGTAATATCATGACTGTCGAGGTGCAGGTACTAAATGGGAAGTTAAATGCGCTTTATCTACAATACTGGCAACAAGGCGGGACTCCGAGCGGCTTGACTTCAGGCACTTGTTACTACAACGGGACTAGCGGCATGACCAGCTCTAGCTCGTCGTCACTACAGCTCTACACGGGCCAGTCAGCCGTTTGCTACTTCAATATGACCTTAAGCTACGGGGTCCAATACAGCTATGTGATATATGGGGTGGACTCCAGCGGGCGCACGATACAACTGGCTAGAGGCATATTCACCGCCGGGGCCACCTAA
- a CDS encoding DEAD/DEAH box helicase: MQFRVVINDVEVVREWNWDKISRVKEELKRMGFRWTGGGWVGRVRDPSSLYVLKVLLDLNEDEMGRIAKTVGLGSSDAVLITGPIPDSLKPYVVATYGSSSLISASRFIRDFVATDKRAIAEVSSYEEYIMRAAEEFKSLVRGLEVRGDLNKAVQNAVEMALSSERLKALYQRRVAWRAVELWPTRASLNFISRDVIAELRSIKLAYNIVGKDGEVKQSFIKLVHIEKAEDGKVALRYPVFLRDRIADILRRHGYIIAKRDLQYKAVQYKPSLSLYEFQKRAVESWAKAGMRGTVVVPTGGGKTFIAMEAITRSSTTALILVVTQELAAQWIERLRKHLGVNAGLLGAGRHDVKDVTVAIYNSAVKYIDELVGKFGLAIFDEAHHVPAETFKEVALSLDSPYRLALSASPNREDGNEHLVFEAVGPLVYRASYSEMVEAGLVVPIEHYRIYVRLNPDEEREYRSAQATSDNAIVLRNIAAQASAKIPLAVEIVKKEVSAGRKVLVFTQFLEQANAIYGELRKESIRAELITSEERDREAAFSRFLTGAVKVVVTTTVLDEGVDVPDADVAVVVSGSGSKRQMLQRVGRVVRKAPGKSRARVYELVTRGTIEEALSESRHMDDVVKEAVCKKFTEASFREFMARTTLLDFRSF; the protein is encoded by the coding sequence GTGCAGTTTCGCGTGGTAATAAACGACGTGGAGGTCGTAAGGGAGTGGAATTGGGATAAGATCTCGAGAGTCAAAGAGGAGCTGAAGAGGATGGGGTTTAGATGGACTGGAGGCGGGTGGGTAGGCAGGGTTAGAGATCCGTCGTCTCTTTACGTCTTAAAGGTGCTGTTGGATCTCAACGAGGACGAGATGGGACGGATAGCGAAGACGGTAGGGCTCGGCTCAAGCGACGCGGTGCTCATAACAGGCCCCATTCCGGACAGCCTAAAGCCTTACGTCGTAGCCACATACGGCTCTTCGAGTCTCATCTCGGCGTCTAGGTTCATCAGAGACTTCGTGGCTACGGACAAAAGGGCCATTGCGGAGGTCTCCTCGTATGAGGAGTACATAATGCGGGCTGCCGAGGAGTTTAAATCGCTAGTCAGAGGGCTTGAGGTGAGGGGTGATTTAAACAAGGCGGTACAAAACGCCGTAGAGATGGCGCTTTCGTCGGAGCGCCTAAAGGCCTTATATCAACGGCGAGTTGCGTGGAGAGCCGTCGAGTTGTGGCCTACTCGCGCCTCGCTTAACTTCATAAGCCGCGACGTGATCGCAGAACTCCGCTCGATAAAACTGGCGTATAACATAGTGGGGAAGGACGGGGAGGTGAAACAGAGCTTCATTAAGCTGGTCCATATTGAGAAGGCCGAAGACGGCAAGGTCGCCCTGAGGTATCCCGTATTTTTGAGGGACAGAATAGCCGACATCCTGAGGAGACATGGCTATATAATTGCCAAGAGGGATCTGCAATACAAGGCGGTTCAGTATAAGCCCTCCCTATCGCTTTATGAGTTCCAGAAGAGGGCCGTCGAGAGTTGGGCCAAGGCGGGTATGAGGGGCACCGTCGTGGTGCCCACGGGAGGCGGAAAGACCTTTATAGCTATGGAGGCCATTACGAGGTCCTCCACTACGGCCTTGATCCTCGTGGTGACTCAAGAGCTTGCCGCGCAGTGGATCGAAAGGCTTAGAAAACACCTAGGCGTTAACGCCGGCCTGTTAGGAGCGGGGAGGCACGACGTGAAGGACGTCACAGTTGCTATATATAACTCTGCCGTTAAGTACATAGATGAACTAGTCGGCAAGTTCGGCCTAGCGATATTCGACGAGGCCCACCACGTGCCGGCGGAGACGTTTAAGGAGGTGGCCCTCTCCCTAGACTCTCCCTACAGGCTGGCCCTCTCGGCCTCCCCAAATAGGGAAGATGGAAACGAACATCTGGTCTTCGAGGCCGTCGGCCCTTTGGTATATAGGGCGTCCTACAGCGAAATGGTCGAAGCAGGCCTCGTGGTGCCCATAGAGCACTATCGTATATACGTGAGGCTGAACCCTGACGAGGAGAGAGAATACAGATCAGCCCAGGCGACTTCCGACAACGCGATAGTGTTGAGGAACATAGCGGCTCAAGCTTCGGCCAAGATCCCTCTGGCCGTCGAGATAGTCAAGAAGGAGGTCTCCGCCGGGCGTAAAGTCCTCGTGTTTACACAGTTCTTAGAACAGGCCAACGCTATATATGGGGAGCTCCGCAAAGAGTCGATACGAGCCGAGCTCATAACATCTGAAGAGCGAGATAGGGAGGCCGCCTTCTCGAGATTCCTCACAGGCGCCGTGAAGGTAGTAGTGACCACAACAGTGTTGGACGAAGGGGTCGACGTGCCTGATGCCGACGTCGCGGTGGTCGTAAGCGGTAGCGGCTCTAAAAGGCAGATGCTCCAGAGGGTCGGCCGGGTCGTCAGGAAGGCCCCTGGCAAGAGTAGAGCTCGCGTCTACGAGCTAGTGACGCGGGGGACCATAGAGGAGGCCCTCTCCGAGTCCCGACATATGGATGACGTGGTTAAGGAGGCCGTCTGTAAGAAGTTTACTGAGGCGTCGTTTAGGGAGTTCATGGCCAGGACCACTCTTCTGGACTTCAGGAGCTTTTAA
- a CDS encoding M1 family aminopeptidase, with protein MTKYLLGRDFAFPEYVPRFPRSYDFEVVRLDADVEVDLENREVKGVVKYRVKARRDLSKISLDAVELEILGASTGYHYDGETITLDVKLPQGQEAEFEIRYRGRPRKGIYFVLPDRYHPYRVPMAWTQGESEDNRYWLPLPDTPNIKFPFSITVRARKPYVAVSNGVLKEVRDLGDSRAFVWEMRHPMSPYLIAIAVGDFEQMQEKCGDVVLEYYVPRGHMDRAKYSFYHTCDIMKFFSEYLGVPYPYERYAQIVVQEFVYGGMENTTATILTDWTLHDKHAHCPYDDFPCRDEDFSSDPLVAHEMAHQWFGDLVTAKDWGHIAINESFATFIEALWTERSKGRDEYLYEIYSNFKAYLNEYSTRYARPIVTNLYAIPEEVFDRHSYEKGSVVLHMIRGLLGDDAFRSGLRAFLTRYRYKNADIEDLRKALEEASGADLEWLWRQFFYSAGHPVIKASWNKNNGVRLVLEQAQPDDSYPLYTLPLELEVVYQDGSRERISLNFSEKRIDIPLGDKAKYVCIDPDFKLLKALDLNFPVEVLGAMLEDNHIYCRLQAVEALRKNGSRRAVEFLAKALQDRFWGVAAEAARALGSIGTADAVRSLMEAYDKVRHPRARRALVEALGNARRREAAEFLDRILHDGAESYYVRYEAARALGKTKWEFAEYSLKKALEYGGHMDVIKRGAIEGLAELGTDSALELVLRYAGEENPTWVRMTAVQSLSKFGPRPQVLEVLRRALRDENYRIRAAALTAALDLMDVRLLPDLQERAERDVDGRIRRMAREAVEKIRKAADRGTEYQKLREEVEKLRDEYRKLLDRLARLER; from the coding sequence ATGACGAAATACCTCCTAGGGAGGGACTTCGCCTTTCCCGAATACGTCCCTCGTTTCCCCCGTTCTTACGACTTCGAGGTGGTGAGACTCGACGCAGATGTCGAGGTCGATTTGGAAAATCGGGAGGTGAAAGGCGTCGTGAAATATAGAGTCAAGGCCAGACGGGATCTGTCCAAAATATCGCTTGACGCCGTCGAGCTCGAAATCTTAGGCGCTTCTACTGGCTACCATTACGACGGCGAGACGATAACTCTCGACGTTAAACTCCCTCAGGGCCAGGAGGCCGAGTTCGAGATAAGGTATAGGGGGAGGCCGCGTAAAGGCATCTATTTCGTCCTCCCCGACAGGTATCATCCATATAGGGTGCCCATGGCCTGGACTCAAGGCGAGTCGGAAGACAACAGGTACTGGCTACCTCTGCCCGATACGCCCAATATAAAATTTCCCTTCTCCATTACCGTCAGGGCCAGGAAGCCCTACGTAGCAGTCAGCAACGGAGTCTTGAAGGAGGTAAGAGATCTGGGCGACTCGAGGGCCTTCGTCTGGGAGATGAGACACCCCATGTCGCCTTATCTAATAGCCATAGCGGTGGGCGACTTCGAGCAGATGCAGGAGAAGTGCGGAGATGTCGTCCTTGAGTACTACGTGCCCCGCGGCCATATGGATAGGGCTAAGTATTCCTTCTACCACACTTGCGACATAATGAAGTTCTTCTCCGAGTACCTGGGGGTTCCCTATCCCTACGAGCGCTACGCCCAGATCGTAGTCCAAGAGTTCGTCTACGGCGGCATGGAGAACACCACGGCCACGATCTTGACCGACTGGACGCTCCACGACAAACACGCCCACTGTCCCTACGACGACTTCCCCTGCCGCGACGAGGACTTCTCCTCCGATCCCCTAGTGGCCCACGAGATGGCTCACCAGTGGTTCGGCGATTTGGTGACCGCTAAGGACTGGGGCCATATAGCCATCAACGAGTCCTTTGCCACCTTCATAGAGGCGCTTTGGACCGAACGGTCGAAGGGCCGAGATGAATATCTCTACGAGATCTACAGCAACTTCAAGGCCTATCTAAACGAATATAGCACCCGCTACGCCAGGCCCATAGTGACCAACCTCTACGCCATACCGGAAGAGGTCTTCGATAGGCATAGCTACGAGAAGGGCTCTGTGGTGCTCCACATGATAAGGGGCTTGTTGGGAGACGACGCCTTTAGGTCCGGCCTAAGGGCCTTTCTTACTCGCTATAGGTACAAGAACGCCGACATAGAAGATTTAAGGAAGGCGCTCGAAGAGGCCAGCGGGGCCGACCTCGAGTGGTTATGGCGCCAGTTCTTCTACTCCGCGGGCCACCCGGTGATTAAGGCCTCTTGGAATAAAAACAACGGTGTGAGGCTGGTGTTAGAACAAGCCCAGCCCGACGATTCCTATCCTCTATACACGCTCCCTCTAGAGCTCGAAGTGGTCTACCAAGACGGGAGTAGAGAGAGAATTTCGCTTAATTTCTCAGAGAAGAGGATCGACATACCGCTAGGCGATAAGGCCAAATACGTCTGTATCGACCCCGACTTCAAGTTGTTGAAGGCGTTGGACCTCAACTTCCCCGTGGAGGTTCTGGGGGCTATGCTTGAAGACAACCATATCTATTGTAGGCTACAGGCGGTGGAGGCATTGAGGAAAAACGGGAGCCGTAGGGCCGTGGAGTTTCTCGCAAAGGCGCTACAAGACAGATTCTGGGGCGTGGCCGCTGAGGCGGCAAGAGCGTTGGGGAGCATAGGCACCGCCGATGCCGTCAGGTCGCTCATGGAGGCATACGACAAGGTGAGACATCCAAGGGCCAGGAGGGCCCTAGTGGAGGCTTTGGGGAATGCCAGGCGCCGCGAGGCCGCCGAATTTTTGGACAGAATCCTCCACGACGGGGCTGAGAGCTACTACGTGAGGTACGAAGCCGCCAGGGCGTTAGGCAAGACCAAGTGGGAGTTTGCAGAATATAGCCTTAAGAAGGCGTTGGAGTACGGCGGACATATGGACGTAATAAAGCGGGGCGCCATTGAGGGCTTGGCTGAGCTCGGCACGGACAGCGCCCTTGAGTTGGTCCTCCGTTATGCCGGCGAGGAGAACCCCACTTGGGTAAGAATGACTGCTGTCCAGTCCCTATCTAAGTTCGGCCCGAGGCCTCAAGTCCTCGAGGTGTTGCGTAGGGCGCTACGTGACGAGAACTACCGCATTAGAGCCGCCGCGTTGACCGCCGCCCTCGATCTGATGGACGTAAGGCTTTTGCCGGATCTACAAGAGAGGGCCGAAAGGGATGTCGATGGGCGGATACGCCGTATGGCCCGCGAGGCCGTGGAGAAGATAAGGAAGGCGGCCGACCGCGGTACTGAGTACCAAAAGTTGAGGGAGGAGGTGGAGAAGCTACGCGACGAATATAGAAAGTTGCTAGATAGGCTAGCTAGATTGGAACGTTAA
- a CDS encoding prepilin peptidase, producing MIIEALGLLELAILGLASYQDVKSREIDVWVVALLYVPALAAAYFSWREPIYLLSPVLGALLALVMRLTGSGYADSLAILALSLFPPLLPFLPTPAVVVIGTSASVAGTALWLLLTNRGRPCKMSALQKLTHICVSREEVLKAPHRYIIGDVKDLEKYRPPKDVKDDYVVAKYGVPYIVHLTLGFAIYLALYFIIS from the coding sequence GTGATAATCGAGGCACTTGGACTTTTAGAGCTCGCCATATTGGGCCTGGCGTCGTATCAAGACGTCAAAAGTAGAGAGATAGATGTCTGGGTTGTGGCGCTCCTCTATGTCCCCGCCCTCGCCGCCGCGTATTTCTCTTGGCGCGAGCCCATATATCTCCTCTCCCCCGTGTTGGGCGCACTGCTGGCGTTAGTAATGAGGCTCACGGGCTCCGGATATGCCGACTCACTGGCAATATTGGCCCTCTCGTTGTTTCCCCCACTTCTGCCGTTCCTCCCGACACCTGCCGTAGTGGTGATAGGCACCAGCGCCTCTGTGGCGGGAACAGCCTTGTGGCTTCTGCTGACCAATAGAGGCAGGCCCTGCAAGATGTCGGCTCTACAGAAGTTGACGCATATATGTGTATCCCGCGAGGAAGTCCTAAAGGCTCCTCATAGGTACATAATAGGCGACGTGAAGGACTTAGAGAAATATAGGCCCCCCAAAGACGTCAAAGACGACTATGTGGTCGCCAAATACGGAGTGCCCTATATAGTACACCTCACTCTGGGCTTTGCGATATACTTAGCACTGTACTTTATAATATCTTAA
- a CDS encoding PhoH family protein: protein MLEKIKPQTVGQERALNALSDPENEIVGLFGPTGTGKSLLSIAYGISSVQSGKYKRFIIARPIVDVSTGRALTPENLGEMYYKLASIYLGDILGEYVSREDIEKMLRDELVIVTDVNYLRGRTFDDSVIFLDDAQNVHPDSAAEILIRLGRNSKLIVAGDPVFQRSDEGIDGATLLREALLGEEKAVVVDLGVKDIVRPGARRGIKLALELRMRKRRLTDAERYVRDAFRVYAPDADVITVIEFKSDKDSLGIKGDLPDALVFVKEGHLGRAVGRGGERIKNVESDTGLRLRLVEMSLDFKNWIRALHPAGWISKHILDVDFAGPELLVMVRRSEFGAFVGHRGAYVRLMDRVFRRLLSIGVRAMEAEEEEK, encoded by the coding sequence GTGCTCGAGAAGATAAAGCCGCAGACGGTGGGGCAGGAGCGGGCGTTGAACGCCCTCTCGGACCCCGAAAACGAGATAGTAGGTCTCTTCGGGCCCACAGGCACGGGCAAGTCGCTTTTAAGTATAGCTTATGGCATATCGTCGGTCCAAAGCGGGAAGTACAAGAGGTTCATAATAGCAAGACCTATAGTTGACGTCTCGACGGGCCGCGCCTTGACGCCTGAAAACCTAGGGGAGATGTATTACAAACTGGCCTCCATATATCTCGGCGATATATTGGGCGAATACGTCAGTAGGGAGGATATAGAGAAGATGTTGAGAGACGAGTTGGTGATCGTGACGGACGTGAACTATCTGAGGGGCAGGACCTTTGACGACTCTGTGATATTCCTCGACGACGCCCAGAACGTACATCCCGACAGCGCCGCCGAGATCTTAATAAGGCTGGGCAGAAACAGCAAGCTGATAGTGGCCGGAGACCCTGTGTTTCAACGTAGCGACGAGGGCATTGACGGCGCTACGTTGTTGAGAGAGGCGTTGCTAGGCGAGGAGAAGGCGGTGGTGGTGGACCTAGGCGTCAAAGACATAGTGAGGCCGGGGGCCAGGAGGGGCATAAAGCTGGCGCTTGAGTTGAGGATGAGGAAGAGGAGGTTGACAGATGCCGAGAGGTATGTAAGAGACGCCTTTAGGGTCTACGCTCCCGATGCGGATGTAATTACCGTCATAGAGTTCAAGTCTGATAAAGACTCGTTGGGCATAAAGGGCGACCTCCCCGACGCCTTGGTCTTCGTGAAGGAGGGCCATTTGGGGAGGGCCGTTGGGAGGGGCGGCGAGCGCATTAAAAATGTGGAGAGTGACACGGGGCTTAGATTAAGGCTAGTCGAGATGTCGTTGGACTTCAAGAACTGGATAAGGGCATTGCATCCAGCCGGCTGGATATCTAAACATATTCTCGATGTGGACTTCGCCGGGCCTGAGTTGCTCGTTATGGTGCGTAGGAGCGAATTCGGAGCCTTTGTGGGGCATAGGGGCGCCTACGTGAGGCTCATGGATCGCGTCTTTAGGAGGTTATTGTCGATAGGGGTTAGGGCCATGGAGGCCGAGGAGGAGGAAAAGTGA
- a CDS encoding type II/IV secretion system protein: MDVDIYAIVVITALALTVIAAMQPLYYATPSLSAIYRYWPQYYNYTISGDMAALRPIVEGLTCWIYINGTWAPLVDYSHMGVSTSVLNLTCR, translated from the coding sequence ATGGACGTCGATATATACGCAATAGTGGTCATAACTGCATTAGCCCTAACTGTGATAGCCGCGATGCAGCCCCTTTACTACGCAACCCCATCGCTTTCAGCAATATACCGCTACTGGCCTCAATACTACAACTACACCATCAGCGGAGATATGGCGGCGCTAAGGCCCATAGTCGAGGGGCTGACCTGTTGGATCTACATAAACGGGACGTGGGCGCCTCTAGTCGATTACAGCCATATGGGGGTCTCCACGTCTGTGCTCAATTTGACCTGTAGATAA
- a CDS encoding bifunctional phosphoglucose/phosphomannose isomerase: MLDDYLNWDRYVMRAPPEVSREYTYRGRTYRLEATDRLYVAGMGGSGVVGDLIRDFSYVKDWPFEVVVVKDYFFKGRRGLMVAVSYSGNTVETLTAAEEALKRGMPVVGITTGGKLAEMGIPVIRVPKASAPRAALPQMLTAALWILREIYGIDFDLPQSLPYDEELVFKLVRTLSAKPTIIAPASMQGIAYRVKNEANENAKLDPLVEILPEAHHNWIEGANGPIVVLTSPDIPTEHKRRAEITAEMLGGELFEVPMTITGVLTFLKHVGIATVRMAQSRGIDPLKTPRIDELKRRLQ, translated from the coding sequence ATGCTCGACGACTACCTCAATTGGGATAGATATGTCATGAGGGCCCCTCCAGAAGTGTCCAGGGAGTACACGTATAGGGGAAGGACCTACAGGCTTGAGGCTACAGATAGGCTTTACGTTGCCGGCATGGGGGGCTCTGGCGTCGTCGGGGACCTCATTAGGGATTTCTCGTACGTCAAGGACTGGCCCTTCGAGGTCGTCGTGGTGAAGGACTACTTCTTTAAGGGCAGAAGGGGGCTCATGGTGGCGGTCTCCTATTCGGGAAATACCGTCGAGACCTTAACGGCGGCCGAGGAGGCGCTTAAGAGGGGCATGCCGGTGGTGGGCATAACTACTGGAGGCAAGCTCGCAGAAATGGGGATACCTGTAATCAGAGTGCCTAAAGCCTCCGCGCCGCGCGCCGCCTTGCCCCAAATGTTAACCGCGGCCTTGTGGATACTCCGGGAGATTTACGGCATAGATTTCGACCTCCCGCAATCTCTCCCCTACGACGAAGAGCTTGTCTTCAAGCTCGTGCGGACCTTAAGTGCGAAGCCTACCATAATAGCGCCCGCCTCCATGCAGGGTATCGCGTATAGAGTAAAAAACGAGGCCAACGAGAACGCTAAGTTGGACCCCCTAGTCGAAATACTGCCTGAAGCTCACCACAATTGGATTGAAGGTGCGAACGGACCTATAGTCGTCCTCACAAGCCCTGACATACCGACAGAACATAAAAGGAGGGCAGAGATCACAGCTGAGATGTTGGGAGGCGAGTTGTTCGAAGTGCCTATGACTATCACTGGGGTGTTGACGTTCTTAAAGCACGTAGGCATAGCCACCGTGAGGATGGCGCAGAGCAGAGGTATAGATCCACTGAAGACGCCCAGAATAGACGAGTTGAAACGTAGGTTACAGTGA
- a CDS encoding acylphosphatase: MKVRLHIFIKGELDLPGVPFRQIMRDLARRNHVSGWVRFLSDGIAEAVLEGEERDVDAVLRWAYAGPQGTKVREVEIIREPYTGQYDDFKIL; encoded by the coding sequence GTGAAGGTTAGACTCCACATATTCATAAAGGGGGAGCTCGACCTGCCTGGAGTGCCCTTTAGGCAAATAATGAGGGATCTGGCGAGGAGGAACCACGTCTCGGGGTGGGTTCGCTTCCTCTCCGACGGAATCGCCGAGGCGGTGCTAGAAGGCGAGGAGAGAGACGTAGATGCCGTGTTGAGGTGGGCCTATGCGGGCCCGCAGGGGACTAAGGTGAGGGAGGTCGAGATAATAAGGGAGCCCTATACCGGTCAGTACGACGACTTTAAGATATTATAA
- a CDS encoding ATP cone domain-containing protein, translated as MFTNKVVIKRDGSREPFIYEKLVVSILKAGADVESARTIAFKVICRLFSGDPIEVTSEQIRSMVLEELQKVNGEWYSRWIEFEQTVKRKKMV; from the coding sequence ATGTTCACAAACAAGGTCGTAATTAAGCGCGACGGCTCTCGAGAGCCCTTTATCTATGAAAAGTTAGTTGTCAGCATCTTGAAGGCGGGCGCCGATGTGGAGTCGGCGAGGACTATAGCATTTAAAGTTATATGTCGGCTGTTTTCTGGAGACCCTATAGAGGTCACGTCGGAACAGATAAGGTCTATGGTGCTCGAGGAGCTCCAAAAGGTCAATGGGGAGTGGTACAGCAGATGGATCGAATTCGAGCAAACTGTAAAAAGAAAAAAGATGGTATAA